One segment of Saprospiraceae bacterium DNA contains the following:
- a CDS encoding T9SS type A sorting domain-containing protein, with translation MIEVKNGFFLSGHKQKSDFSIDIYVARTDKSGNKLWEKSYGQPGIQDFQGSLVKISDNEFVIGGSHQSPQNTPIPQRWARAWLFAIDSLGEVLWEFEESENLVDAGVVGLNPTPDGGWLYCSGKTEIFSANDWGSRCQIVRRDSNFNLLWTRILSETSYSTNSMVDMKPTPDGDWVAIGRWSTPIISGQSNYLGGSVHRLNDSGDTLWSKLFTAFPASPNGSENYLGGLAVLPSGSIVAAGYTRRFAPPTTQYFGWVIKVTADGCVDTLCITSSAPVPVEEEVEVAVYPNPANEEVIFDASGRQGEVSIQVYDHSGARVWDCSNARGVVRWRPTGIAQGFYFYRIADHNNLPIQAGTIVLAR, from the coding sequence GTGATCGAAGTCAAAAATGGTTTTTTTCTTAGTGGGCATAAACAAAAAAGCGACTTTTCAATAGACATCTATGTAGCGCGTACCGACAAATCAGGCAACAAACTTTGGGAAAAATCCTACGGCCAGCCCGGCATACAGGATTTTCAAGGCTCCCTCGTCAAAATCAGCGACAACGAATTCGTCATCGGCGGCTCGCACCAGTCGCCGCAGAACACGCCGATACCGCAGCGTTGGGCGCGGGCGTGGCTCTTCGCCATAGACAGCCTCGGCGAGGTGCTGTGGGAGTTCGAGGAGAGCGAGAACCTTGTGGACGCGGGCGTGGTCGGCCTCAACCCCACGCCCGACGGCGGCTGGCTCTATTGCAGCGGCAAGACCGAAATCTTCTCCGCCAACGACTGGGGCAGCCGCTGCCAAATCGTCCGCCGCGACAGCAACTTCAACCTCCTGTGGACGCGAATTTTGAGCGAAACCTCTTACTCCACCAACTCCATGGTGGACATGAAGCCCACCCCCGACGGCGACTGGGTCGCCATAGGCCGCTGGTCAACGCCCATCATCTCGGGTCAGTCCAACTACCTCGGCGGCAGCGTGCATCGGCTGAACGACTCCGGCGACACGCTTTGGAGCAAACTGTTCACCGCTTTCCCGGCCAGTCCCAACGGGTCCGAGAACTATTTGGGCGGCTTGGCGGTGCTGCCCAGCGGCAGCATCGTGGCAGCAGGGTACACCCGGCGTTTTGCGCCGCCGACCACGCAGTATTTTGGTTGGGTCATCAAGGTGACTGCGGACGGGTGCGTGGACACGTTGTGCATCACGAGCAGTGCGCCCGTGCCTGTCGAGGAGGAAGTGGAGGTGGCGGTGTATCCCAACCCGGCGAACGAAGAGGTGATATTCGATGCAAGCGGTCGGCAGGGCGAAGTATCCATTCAGGTGTACGACCATAGCGGTGCCCGGGTTTGGGATTGCAGCAACGCCCGAGGCGTTGTTCGGTGGAGACCAACGGGCATCGCGCAAGGTTTTTACTTTTACCGTATCGCTGACCACAACAACCTGCCAATTCAGGCGGGCACAATCGTTTTGGCGAGATGA
- the nhaA gene encoding Na+/H+ antiporter NhaA, with the protein MRKDPIDRLLEPIGRFINNSTTGGIMLFLSAVVALVWANSPWKESYHHLWEHKFTIGYDDYFISNTLHHWINDGLMAIFFFVIGLELKREVLAGELSKPKEALLPLMAGLGGMVAPALIYLAWNGNTGASSGWGIPMATDIAFALGILYLLGDRVPTSLKIFLTALAIADDLGAVLVIAIFYTSEFSALSLGIGAAFMMVLIAANLLGVRNTVFYGIVGIGGLWLAFLLSGIHATVAGVLAALTIPANVKIEDRKFVQKINLLAKAFEDAETNNVSLVTQEQLHVLDKIRYYSLAALTPLQRLEHGMHPLVSFVVMPIFALANAGITFSGDFFSNIGSNVTLGVMVGLLVGKFVGIVAMTKLMVLLKWAGLPTGVRWGHIYGASLLAAVGFTMSLFITELAFKDPTYILQAKFGILLASLIGGTAGYFLLSRLGKEE; encoded by the coding sequence ATGCGCAAAGATCCTATAGACCGGCTGCTCGAACCAATTGGCCGATTCATCAACAACTCAACCACTGGCGGCATCATGCTTTTCCTTTCGGCAGTCGTCGCCTTGGTGTGGGCCAATTCGCCATGGAAAGAATCGTATCACCACCTTTGGGAGCATAAATTTACCATCGGATACGATGACTACTTTATTTCCAACACATTGCATCACTGGATAAACGACGGCTTGATGGCGATTTTCTTTTTCGTCATAGGCTTGGAGCTGAAGCGGGAAGTGCTGGCCGGGGAGTTGTCGAAACCCAAAGAGGCGCTACTGCCATTGATGGCGGGTCTGGGGGGCATGGTTGCGCCAGCCTTGATTTATCTGGCTTGGAACGGCAACACGGGCGCGAGCAGCGGTTGGGGTATCCCAATGGCGACCGACATCGCATTCGCACTCGGCATTTTGTATCTGCTCGGCGACCGGGTGCCTACCTCTTTGAAGATTTTCCTGACGGCGCTTGCCATCGCCGACGACTTGGGCGCGGTGCTGGTGATTGCCATCTTTTACACTTCCGAGTTTTCAGCGTTGAGCCTTGGCATTGGGGCGGCGTTTATGATGGTACTCATTGCGGCCAATCTGCTGGGTGTCAGGAACACGGTGTTTTATGGAATCGTGGGCATCGGCGGGCTGTGGCTGGCGTTCCTGCTGTCGGGCATTCACGCGACAGTGGCAGGCGTGTTGGCCGCGCTCACCATCCCAGCCAACGTGAAAATAGAAGACCGCAAGTTCGTCCAGAAAATCAACCTGCTTGCGAAAGCATTTGAGGACGCGGAGACCAACAACGTCAGCCTGGTGACGCAGGAGCAACTGCATGTGCTTGACAAAATTCGCTACTACTCGTTAGCCGCGCTCACACCACTCCAACGGCTCGAACACGGCATGCACCCCTTGGTGTCGTTTGTGGTGATGCCCATATTCGCTTTGGCCAACGCGGGCATTACCTTTTCGGGCGATTTTTTCTCCAACATCGGGAGCAACGTCACGCTGGGCGTGATGGTGGGCCTGTTGGTGGGCAAATTCGTCGGCATCGTGGCGATGACCAAGCTCATGGTGTTGCTCAAATGGGCCGGGCTGCCGACTGGCGTGCGTTGGGGGCACATTTACGGCGCCTCGCTTTTGGCGGCGGTGGGCTTCACCATGTCGCTGTTTATCACAGAGCTGGCTTTCAAAGACCCGACCTACATTTTGCAGGCCAAATTCGGCATCCTGCTCGCCTCGCTCATAGGCGGCACCGCTGGCTATTTTCTATTGAGCAGGCTGGGCAAGGAAGAATAG
- the trxA gene encoding thioredoxin, with protein sequence MAYELTDSNFKSDVIESGKVAVVDLWAEWCQPCLAMGPIVEQLADEYKDRALVGKLNVDNNQEVPMQYNVRGIPTFLIFKNGELKDKLVGTQPKKVLQEKIEALLA encoded by the coding sequence ATGGCATACGAACTCACGGATTCGAACTTCAAATCGGACGTCATCGAAAGCGGCAAAGTAGCGGTAGTGGACCTTTGGGCAGAATGGTGTCAGCCTTGCTTGGCGATGGGTCCTATCGTGGAGCAATTGGCCGACGAATACAAAGACCGTGCGTTGGTCGGCAAACTCAATGTGGACAATAACCAAGAGGTACCGATGCAATACAACGTGCGTGGCATCCCGACTTTCCTGATTTTCAAAAACGGGGAATTGAAAGACAAACTCGTCGGAACACAGCCCAAAAAAGTGCTTCAAGAAAAAATAGAGGCATTGCTGGCCTGA
- a CDS encoding response regulator transcription factor: protein MRILLIEDEIKTIQSLQQGLAEQQWLVDTATDGDTGLRLALESTYDVIVCDIIMPGVTGLEICRYLRAKGNKTPFLLLSALSHTDDKVTGLEAGADDYLSKPFEFRELLARVRALARRPAANSRPENVLRFGDLEQDLDAKTVRRGERPILLTPREFDLLTLFLRNPGRVLSKTEIAEKVWDLDFDTGTNVIEVYVNYLRNKVDKGFEQKLIHTQFGQGYVLK, encoded by the coding sequence ATGCGCATACTGCTCATCGAAGACGAAATCAAGACCATTCAATCGCTCCAGCAGGGTTTGGCCGAACAACAATGGCTCGTGGACACCGCCACCGATGGCGACACGGGGCTGCGCCTCGCCTTGGAAAGCACCTATGATGTCATCGTATGCGACATCATCATGCCCGGTGTCACGGGGCTTGAAATCTGCCGGTACTTGCGCGCGAAAGGCAACAAAACGCCTTTTCTCCTGCTCTCCGCCCTTAGCCACACCGACGACAAAGTGACAGGCCTTGAAGCCGGAGCCGACGACTACCTGAGCAAACCCTTTGAATTTCGTGAATTGCTCGCACGAGTGCGGGCGCTGGCGCGGCGGCCTGCCGCCAATTCCCGCCCTGAAAATGTGTTGCGGTTCGGCGACTTGGAGCAAGACCTCGATGCCAAGACGGTGCGGCGCGGCGAGCGCCCCATCCTGCTCACCCCGCGCGAATTTGACCTCCTCACGTTATTTCTCCGCAACCCCGGGCGCGTGCTGTCCAAAACCGAAATCGCCGAAAAAGTCTGGGATTTGGATTTTGACACTGGCACGAACGTCATCGAGGTGTATGTCAATTACCTCCGCAACAAGGTGGACAAGGGTTTTGAGCAAAAACTCATCCACACGCAGTTTGGTCAGGGCTATGTGTTGAAATGA